CCCGTGTGCGGGAACATATTGATGACGCCGGCGCTCAGCAGGCTGTAGCCGCCCTCGTGCACCATGATGGCGGCGTCGCGCGCCAGCGTGGCCGGGTTGCAGGACACGTACACGATGCGATGCGGCCGTTCGGCGGCGGACAGTTGCGCCAACGCTTGCGCGACGGCCTGCGCGCCTTCGCGCGGCGGATCGATGAGCATGCGGTCGAAATGGCCCAGGCCGCGCAGCCACTGCACGTCGACCTCGAACAGATTCAGGGTGGCGAAGGACACGCGGTCGCCCAGGCCATTGCGCGTCGCGGCTTCGTGCGCCCTATCCGTCAAGGCCTTGCTGCCTTCCACGCCGACTGCCTCACGCGCCCGCGTGGCCAGGGGCAGCGTGAAATTGCCCAGCCCGCAGAACAGGTCGGCGACACGATCGTCCGGCCGGGCTTCCAGCAAGGACAAGGCGCGCGACACCAGCGCACGGTTGATGGCGTGATTGACCTGCGTGAAATCGGTGGGCTTGAACGGCATGCGCAGGCCGAACTCCGGCAAGGTGTAGGCCAGCGTTTCGGCGTGCTCCCTTTCGAGCGGATGACAGGTGTCCGGCCCCTTGGGCTGCAGCCACCACTGCACGCCGTTTTCCCGGGCGAAGGCGCGCAGGATGTCGATATCGCCCGGCGTCAGGGGCAGCAGGTGGCGCAGTACCAGCACCGTGGCGGCGTCGCCCACAGCCACCTCGATCTGCGGCATGCGGTCGGGCGCGGACATGGCGCCGATCATCGCGCGCAGCGGCATGAGCAGACGCGCCACATGGGGCGGCAGGACGTGGCATTCCCGCATGTCCGCGACGTAGCTGCTCTTGCGCTCGTGGAAGCCGACCAGGACGCCCCCCTTCTTGGGCACCACGCGCACGGAAAGCCGCGCGCGGAAACGGTAGCCCCAGGTGGGTCCATGCAGCGGCGGCAGGATGCGCTGCGGGCGCAGCTTACCCACATGCCAGAACGTGTCTTCCAGCGAGCGCTGCTTGATCGCCACCTGGGCCGAGGGCTCCAGGTGCTGCATGGCACAGCCGCCGCAGACGCCGAAATGCGGACAGCGCGGCGTGACGCGCTGGGACGAGGGACGCAGCACCTCCACCGTGCGGGCGATATCGTAGGACGGCTTGCGGCGCACGGTTTCGCCGGTGACGCGCTCGCCGGGGAGCGCGCCTTCGACGAATACGACCTTGCCTTCGCGGCGGGCGATACCCCTGGCTTCCAGGTCCAGGGATTCGATATTCAGGACTTCGGACATCGGCTATCTCATGAGAACAGCCCGGCATTGTAGAAGTTCTGCAGCTTTTCGCCTTGGGGCGGCTTTCATGCGAAAAAAAAAACGTCCGCCGGATGGCGGACGTTTCCCCTTGGGAGCGCGGTCAAGCCGCTTTTGTATGCAATGCGACGGTCGCGCCGGTGGCGCGCCCGCTCAGAACGTGCGGGAGATCGATGCGACCAGTCCCAGCCGGCCGGCGGGATGGTCGTACTTGGTGCTGTACCAGTTGTCCTTGGACGCACCGACGGCGGCCAGGCCGAACACCCAGCCCTTGATGTCCTTGGTGACGCCCAGCTTGTAGTCCACGTAGTGGCCCAGCTCGTCGCCATCCGTATCGACCTGGTTCTTCAGCTTCTGGTAGCCCACGTGGCCCACCAGGCCCCAGCCGTCGCCCAGGTCCCAGGTGGCCGACGCATCCAGGTACCACGTCCCTTTCGAATTCGGCGTGCTGAAGAAATCGCTGGGCGTGTAGGAGTACTTCAGGGAGTAGCCGCCATAGGTACCGGCGATGTACAGGTCGGTATTGTTGTAGTTGCCGCCCTTGGGAGACGACGAACCCGGGTAGTAATAGTGCAGCGCGCCGACGTCGATGCCGAAGCCGTTGTAGACCTCTCCGCGCCAGCCGCCGTAGAAGTCCATTTCGAGGTTGCCCTCGTTGTACAGGGTGCTGGAAACATTCGAGTTCCAGTTGCCAAGGTAGAAGCCCGACGAGTGCGTCAGGTCCAGTCCCAACTGAGCCGCCGGCCGGAAATCGGTCTGCGAATAGCCACGGAAACGATAGTCGTTGGTAATGGTGGCGTTGCCACTCAGCGAGAAACCGGCACCCAGATCGGTCGGGTCGGCATGGGCCGCGCCGGCAAAACACGTGGCAAGTACAAAGGGGACTGCGCGCAGCGTCTTCTTCATGGCAAGGATCCTAGTCTCAGTGATGCGTGTATATGGGCATGATCCGGCGGGCGAACCCGCCGGTCATGGCGCAGCGGGAAATGACAGGTACTACGAAACCGCCGCGGCCAACCCCATTTGCATCGGGATAGCCGCACCTCCTCGGCTTCTCCCCCATCAAAGCGAAATCCGTGCCAACTTTTCACACCTTGAAGAATACGTAAACGGACGTTGTGTGGTACTGAAACCGGCACCACAACAGTGCGAAACACGCCCCGCAAGCCTGCGCGCGCGACGCCCCAAGAAAGGGAAACGCCCGGATCCGTGCATACGGATCCGGGCGTCGGGTACCCGCCACCAGGAACGACCGGCCAAGGTGCAGCCGGCGCCCCCGGGAAGGGCTTAGCTGGAGGTCGACGGCGCGGCCGGGGCCGGGCGACGTTCGGCGCCCGGACGGCCGTCCTTGCGATGCTCCTCGCGGCGCTCCTGCATGCGCGCCTGGCGATCCTTGACGAACTGGGTCACCTGCTGGCGCTGGCCGTCGTTCAGGCTGTCCCACACGGCCAGCCATTTCTGGCGGACCTCATCGGCTCGCCCCTGGTACTGCTGCCGGGCCTGGGCCTGCGCGTCGGCCAAGGCATGGGGATCGAGCTTGCCGGCCTGCAGTTGCTGGTCCAGCGTCTGGTGCCGGGTGGCCATGCCCTCACGCATGGACTTGCCGAAGTCCTGCTGCGCCTGCTGGGCGGCGGAGAACAGCGCCTGCTGGTTGGCATCCAGCTTCAGCGCCGTGACTTCCTTCTTGCCGAGCGGGCCCACGCCAGGCACCCACAGGGCGTCACGCATGTCTTGCATGTGGTGGAAGCGACGGCCGTCCGCGCTCTTGCCGGAATGGCTGGCGCCGGACTGCGCCGTGCTGGGCTGCGCCGCGGACGAGGAAGCGTCCGGCGCCGCGGAAGCAGCCCCGGCGAAAGTACCGGCAGCGACGGCAAGCGCCAGGCTGGCGACGACGGGACGAATGGCGAATCGGGACATGAGAGGTCTCCTAGGGAGTGAGAGTGCGAGACCATTGTCATGGGGGTCCGATTACGCGCCGGTTTCGCGCGTGGCCCTGTCTGTTTCAGTCGATTGCGCCCGATCGGGCTCAGGGGGCCGCCCGCTCCTGGTCCCAGGCCGCCAGGTATTCCTTCCAATGCGGCGCCGGGCTGGCCGCGAGCGTATCGCGCACCAGGTCGATTTCTTCCTGGTAGGAAGCGGCATCGAGCTCGCCACGCAGGAAACGCCAGCGGCAGTACACCAGCCAGGTGTTGACCACGTCGGTCTCGCAATAGGCGCGGACTTCATCGGCCTTGCCCTGGTTCCAGGCATCCCAGACCTTGCCGCCATCCATGCCCAGCTTGCCCGGGAATCCGCACAGCTTGGCCAGTTGGTCCAGCGGCGCGTTGGCGCGGCCGTTGTACTTGGCAAGCACGTCCATCAGGTCGACGTGGCGGGTGTGGTAGCGGCCGATGTAGTTGTTGAACTTGAATTCGCGGTCGTCTTCGCCCTGGTCCCAATAGCGCGGCGCCGGCACGCCGTGGATCAGGCTGCGATAGTGCAGCACGGGCAGGTCGAAACCGGAACCGTTCCAGCTGACCAGCTTGGGCGTATAGCGCTCTATCGTTTTGAAAAAGCCCGCCAGCAGCGCGGGTTCGTCGTCGTCCGGCTTGCCCAGCGTACGCACCCGAAAGCCTTGGTCGTCGCGGAAGACGCAACCGATCACGGCCACGCGGTGCAGATGCAGCGGCAGGAAATCGCTGCCGCCGGTGGCCTCGCGCCGTTCGGCGAAGGCGCGCTCGGCGACTTCGCTGTCGGGCAGGTCGGCGCCCCAGCCATTCAGGCGGCGCAGCCCCGCCACGTCGGGCAGGGTCTCCAGATCGAAGACCAGGGTGGGCGTCATGATCAGCGCTGGGGCAGGTATTGCAGGGGATCGACCGGCGTGCCCTGGCGGCGGATCTCGAAGTGCAGGCGCGGCGACGCGGCGTCGGTCTGGCCGATTTCCGCGATCTTGGCGCCCTTCTTCACTTCCTGGCCGCTCTTGGCCAGCAGCGCGCGATTGTGCGCATAGGCGGTGATGAAGCCATTGGTGTGCTGGACGATGATCAGATTGCCCAGGCCACGCACGCCGTTGCCGCTGTACATCACCTTGCCGTCGGCGGCGGCCACGACTGGATCCCCGGGATTGCCGGCGATATCGACGCCCTTGGTGCTGTTGTTGAAGGTCGCGATCACCTGGCCCTGGGCGGGCCAGCCCCAGTTGATCACCCCTGCATCCGATGCGCGGGCCGGCTTGGGCGTTTCGGCCGGCACCGGCGCGGGCGTCGTTGCCGGCGGCGTGGTGGTCGCCGGCTGTTGCGTGGGCGGGGCTTGCGTCGGCTGCTCGCCCGGCGGCGGCAGCGGCGTGGGTTCGATGCGCGTGTCGGCCGGCTTGACCGGCGTGGCGGGCGCGGGCTTGCCGCCACCCGCCGCGGGGGTCGCCGCCCCTGCCGCCGGCGCGGACAATTTCAACACCTGCCCCACCGCCAGATGGTTGGAATCGGCCAGGTTGTTCCAGCGCTTCAGGCTGTCGACGTCGACGCCATTGGCGCGTGAAATGCCGTACAGCGTGTCACCGGGCTTGACCACGTAGGTCGCCCCCGAGACAGCCGGGGTCGACGGCGCGGGCGTGGTATTCAGGTCGACGACCGGCGCGCGCTCGGTGCGCGAGGCGCAGCCCGCCAGGACCAGGCAGACAAATCCCACCCAGAACAGGGCGCGGGACGGGCGCGCGGCAGGCGCGCCCGGGAATTCGGTGGCGGTCAGTTGCAACTGCCCGTCGAGCATATGATTCTCCTGGTAGCTCACGATTGTATGCCGGCCCTTAGCGGGACAAATCGAACGGCTTCGAGTTCCACGCGTTTCCAGCTGGACGCCCCGGTCCGCTCCACCAGCACCAGGCGCTGGTCGGAACCGCCTTCGGGCGCGATCAGCCGGCCGCCCGGCGCAAGCTGCGACAACAAGGCCTGCGGGATGGCCAGGCCG
This genomic interval from Bordetella genomosp. 8 contains the following:
- a CDS encoding peptidoglycan DD-metalloendopeptidase family protein, with the translated sequence MLDGQLQLTATEFPGAPAARPSRALFWVGFVCLVLAGCASRTERAPVVDLNTTPAPSTPAVSGATYVVKPGDTLYGISRANGVDVDSLKRWNNLADSNHLAVGQVLKLSAPAAGAATPAAGGGKPAPATPVKPADTRIEPTPLPPPGEQPTQAPPTQQPATTTPPATTPAPVPAETPKPARASDAGVINWGWPAQGQVIATFNNSTKGVDIAGNPGDPVVAAADGKVMYSGNGVRGLGNLIIVQHTNGFITAYAHNRALLAKSGQEVKKGAKIAEIGQTDAASPRLHFEIRRQGTPVDPLQYLPQR
- the rlmD gene encoding 23S rRNA (uracil(1939)-C(5))-methyltransferase RlmD yields the protein MSEVLNIESLDLEARGIARREGKVVFVEGALPGERVTGETVRRKPSYDIARTVEVLRPSSQRVTPRCPHFGVCGGCAMQHLEPSAQVAIKQRSLEDTFWHVGKLRPQRILPPLHGPTWGYRFRARLSVRVVPKKGGVLVGFHERKSSYVADMRECHVLPPHVARLLMPLRAMIGAMSAPDRMPQIEVAVGDAATVLVLRHLLPLTPGDIDILRAFARENGVQWWLQPKGPDTCHPLEREHAETLAYTLPEFGLRMPFKPTDFTQVNHAINRALVSRALSLLEARPDDRVADLFCGLGNFTLPLATRAREAVGVEGSKALTDRAHEAATRNGLGDRVSFATLNLFEVDVQWLRGLGHFDRMLIDPPREGAQAVAQALAQLSAAERPHRIVYVSCNPATLARDAAIMVHEGGYSLLSAGVINMFPHTGHVESIAVFESGDAAAIEAAQRQAAEKRQEAAQAAGEEKAA
- a CDS encoding 3'-5' exonuclease yields the protein MTPTLVFDLETLPDVAGLRRLNGWGADLPDSEVAERAFAERREATGGSDFLPLHLHRVAVIGCVFRDDQGFRVRTLGKPDDDEPALLAGFFKTIERYTPKLVSWNGSGFDLPVLHYRSLIHGVPAPRYWDQGEDDREFKFNNYIGRYHTRHVDLMDVLAKYNGRANAPLDQLAKLCGFPGKLGMDGGKVWDAWNQGKADEVRAYCETDVVNTWLVYCRWRFLRGELDAASYQEEIDLVRDTLAASPAPHWKEYLAAWDQERAAP
- a CDS encoding TorF family putative porin, yielding MKKTLRAVPFVLATCFAGAAHADPTDLGAGFSLSGNATITNDYRFRGYSQTDFRPAAQLGLDLTHSSGFYLGNWNSNVSSTLYNEGNLEMDFYGGWRGEVYNGFGIDVGALHYYYPGSSSPKGGNYNNTDLYIAGTYGGYSLKYSYTPSDFFSTPNSKGTWYLDASATWDLGDGWGLVGHVGYQKLKNQVDTDGDELGHYVDYKLGVTKDIKGWVFGLAAVGASKDNWYSTKYDHPAGRLGLVASISRTF